The proteins below come from a single Chrysoperla carnea chromosome 1, inChrCarn1.1, whole genome shotgun sequence genomic window:
- the LOC123290616 gene encoding protein transport protein Sec61 subunit beta: MPAAPSSTSVGSGSRSPSKVIAPRAASGGTVRQRKTAPTTSARNRNTGTSSGGMWRFYTDDSPGIKVGPVPVLVMSLLFIASVFMLHIWGKYTRHA, translated from the exons atg ccaGCCGCACCAAGTTCAACTTCTGTGGGATCTGGTAGCAGATCACCATCAAAAGTGATAGCACCAAGAGCAGCTAGTGGAGGTACTGTTCGACAACGTAAAACAGCACCAACAACATCAGCTAGAAATCGTAATACTGGAACAAGTAGCGGTGGTATGTGGAGATTTTATACAGACGATTCACCAGGAATCAAAGT TGGTCCAGTTCCAGTATTAGTaatgtcattattatttattgcatcTGTATTTATGTTACACATTTGGGGCAAATACACTCGTCATGCCTAA